The Chloroflexota bacterium sequence AAGCGATCTCGTCATGGCCCACTGAAAGCGTGATGATGCGCTCCGGCTTCGCCTTGATCGCAACGGTGCTGCCGCTGGACGACTTCACCTCCCTGGGCCAACCGAAGTTATCCGGCTTCACGATGGCCGGGACGCCCGCGAACGGGTTCGCCGCCTGGGGCGGCGGTGAGGTCGGCGGCGCGCCTCTCGGCGATGGCGTCGCCGGTCCGCCGTTGTCGCCGCTGCATGCGGCGACGACGAGCGCGACCGCGAAAAGAAGAGCAAAAAGGATGCGGTGTTTCACGGAACGGGTCTCCTTCTATAGGGCATCTGCATGCCGCTTGTTGCGCAAGAGCAGAAAGATGAAGAACGGCGCGCCGACCAGAGAGGTCAGGATGCCGACGCGGAACTCCGCGGGCTGGATCACCGTCCGCGCCAGCGTATCGGCGAGGACGACGAAGACCGCGCCGCCAAGGGCGCTCAAGGGAACGAGGACCCGGTTATCCGGGCCGAAGATGAGCCGCAGGATGTGCGGCACCACAAGCCCGACGAAGCTGATGATCCCCGCCACCGCCACCGCCGTCCCCGTCGCCAGCGCCGCCGCTGCGATGATGACCGGCCGCGCAACGCTCACCCGCACGCCCAGGGAGCGCGCCTCGTCGTCGCCCAGCATCAGGAGATTCAGGTCCCGCGCGAAGGCCAGCATCACCGCCATCCCGCCAAGGATCATCGGCGCGGCGATCCGCACGTGCTCCCACGTCCGCCCGTCCAGGCCTCCGGCCAGCCAGAACAAGATATCGCGCAGGGCGTCGTTGCGTGGCACCACCACCAGCACGGTCGAGACGATCGCCCCGAGGAACGATGAAACGGCGATCCCCGCCAGCAGCAGCGTCGCCATGGAGAAGCGCCCGCCCGCCAGGGCGATGCCGTAGACGAGGAAGGCCGCGCCCAGCGCGCCGATGAAGGCGAAGGTCGGCAGCGCGAGGTAGAAGGCCGTGTGCGCGCCGAAGGCGATGGCCAGCACCGCGCCCACCGCGCCGCCAGATGAGACGCCGATGATGCCCGGGTCGGCCATGGGGTTGCGGAAGAGCCCCTGCATCATCGCGCCCGAGGCGCCCAGGGCCGCGCCCACCAGCGCGCCCGCGATGATCCGCGGCATCCGCAGCTGCTCTATCACCAGCTGCTCCGTCGTCGTCGCCTCCGAGGCGTCAACGCTGAACCAGCCGAGGACGACGCTCCACACGTGGCTCAGGGGGATCTTCACTGGGCCCATCGTCAGGGAGACGAGGCCGACGGCGATGAGGAGGAGCAAGAGCAACAGCGCGCCGAAGGCCAGCCGGGTCGTGACCCGCGCTTCCCGGTACGCCCCTACCCTTCGCAGCGTCCCTGCGACCAAAAGAAAAACCTCCGGCGCTCCGCCAGAGGTTACTTTTCGCTAGCAGCTAGGAAATCCGCTGCAGCCTGGGACCCTCTCTGTGCGGAGAGCAGTCGCCAAACCGTTCAGGCAGGTCTCCTGGCTTGCGGGCTCGTCGCTCCGGCCTTCCCATCGCCCCAAGGCGGACAGTGGCGCGAAGCTCTCCATCCCGCTTACAGTGGCGCAACCGCGGCGGCATTCCACCGCCTTCCCTATTCTTCCCGATTCCGCATCGGGACACCTGAACGGATGCGCTCTTCAATTGTTCCGAGGGAACAACTCTACCGCGATGTGTTCAAGGTGTCAACGCGAAAATCCACGATCCGCTCAAGTAGAGGAGCGAAATGCTGCTTCGCTCCTCTTCTCTCCCCTCTGCGGGAGAGAATAAAAGAGAGGGGGACTCCGGTCAGCCGCTTGCGGGAAAGCGCGCCTACCCGAACTTCACCGACGTGCCGATGATATTCCGCCCCTTCAGCGTCGCGATCTCATCCTGCGAAAGGTTGAGTACCTCGCTGAAGACGAAGTCGTTGTCCTCGCCGATCGTCGGCGGCGCCTTGCGCGGCGAAGCCGGCGTCTTGGAGAGCTTCGGCGGGAAGCCGTAGTAGGGCATCGGCTCCGGGCCGTTCACCGGGCGCAGGATCCACCACCAGAAGTCCCGCGCCTTCAAGGCCGGGTCCTCCAGGATCGTCGCGTAGTCCACCACGTCCGCCGCCATCACGCCTCGCCCTTGCAGCACCTCCATGATCTTCGCGCCCGTCCGCTCCTTCGTCCACCGGGTAATGATCTCCCCCAGAGCATCCTGGTTCTCCCACCGGGTGATCACATCGGCGAAGCGCGGGTCGTGTTTGAGGCGCGGCTGGCCCATCGCGTCGCACAGCTTCGCGAACTCCTCGTCCGCCTTGCAGACGATCGCCACCCACTTGTCGTCGCCCTTGCAGCGGAAGGCCCCATGGGGCGACCACGCCGGATGCTTATTCGCCATCCGCTCGCGCACGCGCCCGTTCATCGTGTAGTCCATCAGCGTCGCCGAGGTCATGTGCGTGATGGCCTCCGCGCTGGACATGTCTATGTATTGCCCGCGCCCCGTCACGCGCCGGTGCTCCAGCGCCATCAGCGTCGCCACCGCGCCGAAGGAGCCGGCCAGGGGATCGCTCATCCCGCCCTGCATCATCGGCGTCGTGTCCGGGTAGCCGCTCATATAGGTGATGCCGGAGGCCTGCTCGAACTGCGGCCCGAAGCCCACGTAGTTCTCCCAGGGCCCGCCGTGGCCGAAGCCCGGCATGGAGACCATGA is a genomic window containing:
- a CDS encoding iron chelate uptake ABC transporter family permease subunit translates to MGPVKIPLSHVWSVVLGWFSVDASEATTTEQLVIEQLRMPRIIAGALVGAALGASGAMMQGLFRNPMADPGIIGVSSGGAVGAVLAIAFGAHTAFYLALPTFAFIGALGAAFLVYGIALAGGRFSMATLLLAGIAVSSFLGAIVSTVLVVVPRNDALRDILFWLAGGLDGRTWEHVRIAAPMILGGMAVMLAFARDLNLLMLGDDEARSLGVRVSVARPVIIAAAALATGTAVAVAGIISFVGLVVPHILRLIFGPDNRVLVPLSALGGAVFVVLADTLARTVIQPAEFRVGILTSLVGAPFFIFLLLRNKRHADAL
- a CDS encoding CoA transferase, with the translated sequence MTQAYRQKPHLPLSNVRVTDLTMFWVGPFSTMFLANLGAQVIKIESAKRFDSVRIMGGARDKDPLEWATVFNGTNVNKLGITLDLDSDDGREILKRFIAVSDVVSENFSARVGKNLGITWDFVHKANPSAIMVSMPGFGHGGPWENYVGFGPQFEQASGITYMSGYPDTTPMMQGGMSDPLAGSFGAVATLMALEHRRVTGRGQYIDMSSAEAITHMTSATLMDYTMNGRVRERMANKHPAWSPHGAFRCKGDDKWVAIVCKADEEFAKLCDAMGQPRLKHDPRFADVITRWENQDALGEIITRWTKERTGAKIMEVLQGRGVMAADVVDYATILEDPALKARDFWWWILRPVNGPEPMPYYGFPPKLSKTPASPRKAPPTIGEDNDFVFSEVLNLSQDEIATLKGRNIIGTSVKFG